A window of Amycolatopsis australiensis contains these coding sequences:
- a CDS encoding AraC family transcriptional regulator — protein MDPLAALLDGPRAHRAFLLRSVLTPPWSLRIEDRAPLTVMSVVRGEAWIVPDAGEAVLLGEGDVAIARGPDPYLVADHPRTPPQALILPGQECRTPDGGHLTGYAELGVRTWGHGTGGPVVLLTGTYGMAGEISRKLLAALPTLIVLRAADWPTPLAGLLAAEIGKDLPGQEAVLDRLLDVLLIAALRAWFDRPGTPAPSWYRAHDDPVVGQALRLLQHQPAEPWTVAKLAAGTGVSRAALARRFAAAVGETPMAYLTAWRLALAADLLRQEPGATIAAVARRVGYGSAFTLSAAFKREYGVSPQRYRSA, from the coding sequence ATGGACCCGCTCGCCGCGCTCCTCGACGGCCCCCGCGCCCACCGTGCGTTCCTGCTCCGCTCGGTGCTGACCCCGCCGTGGTCGCTGCGCATCGAAGACCGCGCACCCCTGACCGTCATGTCGGTCGTGCGCGGCGAAGCGTGGATCGTGCCCGACGCCGGTGAAGCCGTGCTGCTCGGCGAAGGTGACGTCGCCATCGCCCGCGGCCCCGACCCGTACCTGGTCGCCGACCACCCGCGGACGCCACCACAGGCCCTCATCCTGCCCGGCCAGGAATGCCGCACCCCCGACGGCGGCCACCTCACCGGCTACGCCGAACTCGGCGTACGGACCTGGGGCCACGGCACCGGCGGCCCGGTCGTGCTGCTCACCGGCACCTACGGCATGGCGGGCGAGATCAGCAGGAAGCTGCTCGCGGCGCTGCCCACCCTGATCGTCCTGCGTGCCGCCGACTGGCCCACCCCGCTGGCCGGCCTGCTCGCGGCCGAGATCGGCAAGGACCTACCCGGCCAGGAAGCCGTCCTCGACCGGCTGCTCGACGTGCTGCTCATCGCCGCCCTGCGCGCCTGGTTCGACCGGCCCGGTACGCCAGCGCCGTCGTGGTACCGCGCCCACGACGACCCGGTCGTCGGACAGGCGCTGCGGCTGCTGCAGCACCAGCCCGCCGAGCCATGGACGGTCGCCAAGCTCGCCGCCGGCACCGGTGTCTCCCGGGCCGCCCTGGCCCGCCGTTTCGCCGCCGCCGTCGGCGAGACGCCGATGGCCTACCTCACCGCCTGGCGCCTGGCGCTCGCCGCCGACCTGCTGCGCCAGGAACCCGGCGCCACCATCGCCGCGGTCGCCCGCCGGGTCGGCTACGGCAGCGCGTTCACCCTCAGCGCGGCCTTCAAACGCGAATACGGTGTCAGCCCGCAGCGGTACCGGTCGGCTTGA
- a CDS encoding ArsR/SmtB family transcription factor yields the protein MLDHELDLVFRALGDRTRRALVERLVRGPASVSELAEPLTMSLAAVVQHLQVLEAAGIVRSEKTGRVRTCRIEPDALRAGEQWLGRQRTTWESRLDRLGDFLAGPGTSEGSPA from the coding sequence ATGCTTGACCATGAGCTGGATCTGGTGTTCCGCGCCTTGGGCGACCGGACGCGGCGGGCGCTGGTGGAGCGGCTCGTGCGCGGCCCGGCGTCGGTGAGTGAGCTGGCCGAGCCGCTGACGATGTCGCTCGCGGCGGTGGTGCAGCACCTGCAGGTGCTGGAGGCCGCCGGGATCGTGCGGTCGGAGAAGACCGGCCGCGTGCGCACCTGCCGGATCGAGCCGGACGCACTGCGGGCCGGCGAGCAGTGGCTGGGGCGTCAGCGCACCACGTGGGAAAGCAGGCTCGACCGGCTCGGCGACTTCCTCGCCGGGCCCGGCACCTCGGAAGGGAGCCCGGCATGA
- a CDS encoding cytochrome P450 family protein translates to MTPEIDLTDPKVLADPFTAYDRAREVSAVAKLVIPGFGPFWALTRYAEARAMLADPRFEVRSESFLRPPGIPEHCLEYMRTMAERDGPDHLRLRRLVAPAFTPKRAAQLRPRLVALTGRLLDELPAHAEDGRVDLVAHFARPLPIDVICELTGIPAADRARWREHGAAVAAGAGADFAAAVPAIIEGAKEAVARSRAEPGDDLIGDLVRAQAEDGDRLTDTELVTLVWHLVLAGQTPVNLIANAVEALLRHPDQLELLREDPRRWPGAVEELMRFCGPQLLTTPRFAREDVEVDGELIRRGERVTAAMVAADRDPRAFAGPDRLDVTRSGPPQLGFSHGPHFCLGASIARVQAEVALSALFTRFPDLALATDDVPRAPDGGTWRPARLLLTL, encoded by the coding sequence ATGACCCCCGAGATCGACCTGACCGACCCGAAGGTGCTCGCCGACCCGTTCACCGCCTACGACCGGGCGCGGGAAGTGAGCGCGGTGGCCAAGCTCGTCATCCCCGGCTTCGGCCCGTTCTGGGCGCTGACCCGGTACGCCGAGGCCCGCGCGATGCTGGCCGACCCGCGGTTCGAGGTCCGGTCCGAAAGCTTCCTGCGCCCGCCGGGCATTCCCGAGCACTGCCTCGAGTACATGCGGACGATGGCCGAGCGGGACGGGCCCGATCACCTGCGGCTGCGCCGGCTGGTCGCGCCGGCCTTCACCCCGAAGCGAGCCGCGCAGCTGCGGCCGCGCCTGGTCGCGCTCACCGGGCGGCTGCTCGACGAGCTGCCGGCGCACGCCGAAGACGGCCGTGTCGACCTGGTGGCGCACTTCGCGCGGCCGCTGCCGATCGACGTCATCTGCGAGCTGACCGGCATCCCGGCCGCCGACCGGGCCCGCTGGCGCGAACACGGTGCCGCGGTCGCCGCCGGGGCGGGGGCGGACTTCGCCGCCGCGGTCCCGGCGATCATCGAGGGCGCGAAGGAGGCGGTGGCCCGGAGCCGGGCCGAACCGGGCGACGACCTCATCGGAGACCTGGTGCGCGCGCAGGCCGAGGACGGGGACCGGCTCACCGACACCGAGCTGGTCACCCTCGTCTGGCACCTGGTCCTGGCCGGGCAGACGCCGGTGAACCTGATCGCCAACGCCGTGGAAGCGCTCCTGCGGCACCCGGACCAGCTGGAGCTGCTGCGCGAGGACCCGCGACGGTGGCCGGGGGCGGTGGAGGAGCTGATGCGGTTCTGCGGCCCCCAGCTGCTGACCACGCCCCGCTTCGCGCGCGAGGACGTCGAGGTCGACGGCGAGCTGATCCGCCGCGGTGAGCGGGTGACCGCGGCGATGGTGGCCGCCGACCGGGACCCGCGCGCGTTCGCCGGCCCCGACCGGCTCGACGTCACCCGGTCCGGGCCGCCGCAGCTGGGCTTCTCGCACGGCCCGCACTTCTGCCTCGGCGCATCGATCGCGCGGGTGCAGGCCGAGGTGGCGCTCTCGGCGTTGTTCACCCGGTTCCCGGATCTGGCGCTGGCCACCGACGATGTGCCGCGGGCACCCGACGGCGGCACGTGGCGGCCGGCGCGGCTACTGCTGACGCTCTGA
- a CDS encoding SRPBCC family protein, which yields MTVKHATFTLERTYPVPPSRVFAAWADPAAKRRWFVPGGEHELDFRVGGRETVHAAGPDGTPLAVLSIYHDIVPERRIVYSTTLSGADALATVSITTVELAGEGEATRLVLTEQGTFLDGAEEPAWREQGTGDWLDRLGEELK from the coding sequence ATGACCGTCAAGCACGCCACCTTCACCCTGGAGCGCACCTATCCCGTCCCGCCGTCCCGCGTGTTCGCCGCGTGGGCGGACCCGGCCGCCAAACGGCGCTGGTTCGTCCCCGGCGGTGAGCACGAGCTGGACTTCCGGGTCGGTGGCCGGGAAACCGTGCACGCGGCGGGTCCGGACGGCACGCCGCTGGCCGTGCTCTCGATCTACCACGACATCGTGCCGGAGCGGCGGATCGTCTACTCGACGACGCTCAGCGGCGCCGACGCGCTCGCGACGGTCTCGATCACCACGGTCGAGCTGGCCGGCGAAGGCGAGGCGACCCGCCTGGTCCTGACCGAACAGGGCACCTTCCTCGACGGCGCCGAGGAGCCGGCGTGGCGTGAGCAGGGCACGGGTGACTGGCTGGACCGGCTCGGCGAGGAGCTGAAGTGA
- a CDS encoding TetR/AcrR family transcriptional regulator, giving the protein MVRLSRAETQERNRAKVLAAARDEFARRGFRDAKIDVIAERAELTRGAVYSNFPGKRALYFAVLADLAERAPRPATPPPHPTASDALAAFARAWVARLPLATDTDSDEARLARDLLPEILADEHTRRPFAQLMRVDAILLGLALERLRPGRRLVRVAEAALTTLHGASQLAAAAPGFGEPFHIVTACAALLDLDLRDDWPPVPPIAAQARPADTPWTPPAATDLLTGETVRPGDGVVTVLGLHRASAFEEAVRAGADVTAVLVTSDPGELAPLTRLTVAGLRTCLDQAIAPPGRPRLRIVCDATGALAAAAGVTAVSDATETAVRVEHGRIVARAEGFGACHAAAVGPGPARSSDG; this is encoded by the coding sequence ATGGTCAGGCTCAGCAGGGCGGAAACCCAGGAACGCAACCGCGCCAAGGTGCTGGCCGCCGCCCGGGACGAGTTCGCCCGCCGCGGCTTCCGCGACGCGAAGATCGACGTCATCGCCGAACGCGCCGAGCTCACCCGCGGCGCGGTCTACTCGAACTTCCCCGGCAAGCGCGCCCTGTACTTCGCCGTCCTGGCCGACCTCGCCGAACGCGCACCCCGGCCCGCCACCCCGCCACCGCACCCCACCGCGTCCGACGCGCTGGCCGCCTTCGCCCGCGCCTGGGTGGCCCGGCTGCCCCTGGCCACCGACACCGACAGCGACGAAGCCCGCCTCGCCCGCGACCTGCTGCCGGAAATCCTCGCCGACGAGCACACCCGCCGTCCGTTCGCGCAGCTCATGCGGGTCGACGCGATCCTGCTCGGCCTCGCCCTGGAACGCCTCCGCCCGGGACGGCGCCTGGTCCGCGTCGCCGAAGCCGCCCTCACCACACTGCACGGCGCGAGCCAGCTCGCCGCCGCCGCGCCCGGCTTCGGCGAGCCCTTCCACATCGTCACCGCGTGCGCCGCACTGCTCGACCTGGACCTCCGCGACGACTGGCCGCCCGTCCCGCCGATCGCCGCCCAGGCCCGGCCCGCCGACACACCGTGGACCCCACCAGCGGCCACCGACCTGCTGACCGGCGAAACCGTGCGGCCCGGCGACGGCGTGGTCACCGTCCTCGGCCTGCACCGCGCGTCCGCTTTCGAAGAAGCCGTCCGCGCCGGCGCCGACGTCACCGCCGTGCTCGTCACCAGCGACCCCGGCGAGCTCGCCCCGCTGACCCGGCTCACCGTCGCCGGCCTGCGCACCTGCCTCGACCAGGCGATCGCCCCACCCGGACGGCCCCGGCTGCGGATCGTCTGCGACGCCACCGGCGCGCTCGCCGCGGCCGCCGGCGTCACCGCGGTCAGCGACGCGACCGAGACCGCCGTCCGCGTCGAACACGGCCGGATCGTCGCCCGCGCCGAAGGCTTCGGCGCCTGCCACGCGGCGGCTGTCGGTCCCGGCCCCGCCCGTTCGTCGGACGGGTGA
- a CDS encoding YciI family protein, whose amino-acid sequence MRYLLLIAGDESAAEHQYDGCEGWGEDLARRGKIHGGGGLRPPAEATTIRVRDGEVLLTDGPFTEAKEQVGGYVILDCDDLDEALEIAARHPAATYGSIEVRPILTPEEP is encoded by the coding sequence ATGCGGTACCTGCTGCTCATCGCCGGCGACGAAAGCGCCGCCGAACACCAGTACGACGGCTGCGAAGGCTGGGGAGAGGACCTGGCCCGCCGCGGCAAGATCCACGGTGGCGGCGGCCTGCGCCCACCGGCGGAGGCCACCACCATCCGCGTCCGCGACGGCGAAGTGCTGCTCACCGACGGGCCGTTCACCGAGGCCAAGGAACAGGTCGGCGGCTACGTCATCCTCGACTGCGACGACCTCGACGAAGCCCTCGAAATCGCGGCCCGGCACCCCGCCGCCACCTACGGCAGTATCGAAGTGCGCCCGATCCTGACCCCGGAGGAACCCTGA
- a CDS encoding alpha/beta fold hydrolase, producing the protein MTTLAVPGATITYDVTGTGPALLLVPGGPADAAVFTPIRPLLAAGHTVITFDPRGLSRSPIDGEPGPGTLRRHAEDLHRLLAETGPADVLASSGGAITMLDHVVRHPGDVRTVVLHEPPVTRYLPATALDGPDIPAIFRDQGLRRAYTAFTALMGLDPAPPLDPRAEANFAYFFGHLMPATGTYDPDLDALRATSARLVVAVGEKSAGQPAHEAALGLAADLGLHPEPFPGDHGGFAAEPDTFAAHLREVLKGH; encoded by the coding sequence ATGACCACCCTCGCCGTCCCCGGCGCCACGATCACCTACGACGTCACCGGCACCGGCCCGGCGCTGCTGCTCGTGCCCGGCGGCCCCGCCGACGCCGCCGTGTTCACGCCCATCCGGCCGCTGCTGGCTGCCGGCCACACCGTCATCACCTTCGACCCCCGCGGCCTGTCCCGCAGCCCCATCGACGGCGAACCCGGACCCGGCACGCTGCGCCGGCACGCCGAGGACCTCCACCGGCTGCTCGCCGAGACCGGCCCCGCCGACGTCCTCGCCTCCAGCGGCGGCGCCATCACGATGCTCGACCACGTCGTCCGCCACCCCGGCGACGTCCGCACCGTCGTGCTGCACGAACCCCCCGTCACCCGCTACCTGCCCGCCACCGCCCTCGACGGCCCCGACATCCCCGCGATCTTCCGCGACCAGGGCCTCCGCCGCGCCTACACCGCCTTCACGGCACTGATGGGCCTCGATCCCGCACCTCCGCTCGACCCGCGCGCGGAAGCGAACTTCGCCTACTTCTTCGGCCACCTCATGCCCGCCACCGGCACCTACGACCCCGACCTCGACGCGCTCCGGGCGACCTCCGCGCGCCTGGTCGTCGCCGTCGGCGAGAAGTCCGCCGGGCAGCCCGCGCACGAAGCCGCCCTCGGCCTCGCCGCCGACCTCGGCCTGCACCCCGAACCGTTCCCCGGCGACCACGGCGGCTTCGCCGCCGAACCGGACACCTTCGCCGCGCACCTGCGCGAAGTCCTGAAAGGACACTGA
- a CDS encoding TetR/AcrR family transcriptional regulator, with amino-acid sequence MSGVHTEDTGDADPRRTIELLWGVSAAPRRGPKPKLTTADVVRSAVALADADGIEAVTIRGIAEQLGVSPMSLYTYVPGRAELLDLMIDHAHGELTAPEPGLGWRDALTAIAEDQWSLYHRHPWLLQVTTSRSALGPHSFAKYENELRAVDGIGLDDVEMDAAVGLVTGLVRTTARSSLGAARLVRASGMTEAQWWERAGPVLAGIPAAAPEHYPIASRVGQAAGEAHNAAEDPAYTFRFGLARVLDGIEVLVSERQQ; translated from the coding sequence ATGAGCGGCGTGCACACCGAGGACACCGGCGACGCCGACCCGCGACGGACGATCGAGCTGCTCTGGGGCGTTTCGGCCGCCCCGCGCCGCGGCCCGAAGCCGAAGCTGACCACGGCCGACGTCGTGCGCTCGGCCGTCGCGCTCGCCGACGCCGACGGCATCGAAGCCGTCACCATCCGCGGGATCGCCGAGCAGCTCGGCGTCTCCCCCATGTCGCTCTACACCTACGTGCCCGGCCGGGCCGAGCTGCTGGACCTGATGATCGACCACGCCCACGGCGAGCTGACCGCCCCCGAACCCGGCCTCGGCTGGCGCGACGCGCTCACGGCGATCGCCGAAGACCAGTGGTCGCTGTACCACCGCCACCCCTGGCTGCTGCAGGTCACCACCAGCCGCTCGGCGCTCGGCCCGCACAGCTTCGCCAAGTACGAGAACGAACTGCGCGCGGTCGACGGCATCGGGCTCGACGACGTCGAGATGGACGCCGCCGTCGGTCTCGTCACCGGCCTGGTCCGCACCACCGCGCGCAGCTCGCTCGGCGCCGCCCGCCTGGTCCGCGCCAGCGGCATGACCGAGGCGCAGTGGTGGGAGCGCGCCGGGCCGGTACTGGCCGGCATCCCGGCCGCCGCCCCCGAGCACTACCCGATCGCCTCCCGGGTCGGCCAGGCCGCGGGGGAAGCCCACAACGCCGCCGAGGACCCCGCCTACACCTTCCGCTTCGGCCTGGCCCGCGTCCTCGACGGCATCGAGGTGCTGGTGTCAGAGCGTCAGCAGTAG
- a CDS encoding ABC transporter permease: MRWALADGWTLTQRYLAHLARRPARLATVVAFPILMVLIFAYLLGGGMSVPGGGSYREFLMPGMFAMTMAFGLSGTMIAVLDDAAKGVTDRFRSLPMAPSAVLTGRVAADLMNAVLALAVLLGCGFAVGWRPHGSFGETCAALALLLLLRTALVWAGIYLGLLTSDASMVTLAQTLEFPFGFLSSAFVATATMPPWLGTVAEWNPLSSTVTAARVLFGNPGAAGTSWVSAHAVPMAVAWPLVLLAVFVPLSVRRYRRLGN; this comes from the coding sequence ATGAGGTGGGCACTGGCAGACGGCTGGACGCTGACGCAGCGCTACCTGGCGCACCTGGCGCGGCGGCCGGCGCGGCTGGCCACGGTGGTGGCGTTCCCGATCCTGATGGTGCTGATCTTCGCCTACCTGCTCGGCGGCGGGATGAGCGTGCCGGGCGGCGGGTCCTACCGCGAGTTCCTGATGCCGGGGATGTTCGCGATGACCATGGCGTTCGGGCTGTCCGGGACGATGATCGCGGTGCTGGACGACGCCGCCAAGGGCGTCACCGACCGGTTCCGGTCGCTGCCGATGGCGCCGTCGGCGGTGCTGACCGGGCGGGTGGCCGCGGACCTGATGAACGCGGTGCTCGCGCTGGCGGTGCTGCTGGGCTGCGGGTTCGCCGTCGGCTGGCGCCCGCACGGCAGCTTCGGCGAAACGTGCGCGGCGCTGGCGCTGCTGCTCCTGCTGCGGACGGCGCTGGTGTGGGCCGGGATCTACCTGGGGCTGCTGACCTCCGACGCGTCGATGGTCACGCTGGCGCAGACGCTGGAGTTCCCGTTCGGGTTCCTCTCCAGCGCGTTCGTGGCGACCGCGACGATGCCGCCCTGGCTGGGAACCGTGGCCGAGTGGAACCCGTTGTCGTCCACGGTGACCGCGGCCCGGGTGCTGTTCGGCAACCCGGGCGCGGCCGGGACGTCCTGGGTGAGCGCGCACGCGGTGCCGATGGCGGTGGCCTGGCCGCTGGTGCTGCTCGCGGTGTTCGTCCCGTTGTCCGTGCGCCGGTACAGGAGGCTGGGAAACTGA
- a CDS encoding GyrI-like domain-containing protein: MPSIVDRPAQRYVAERATLGIEEFPRIADRIPPLIGTLAGHGIAPAAAPFFRYRVLHPGMRFTVEAGVPLDAGFTPAAPAFLDEVPAGKYVLETYVGAPDGLAAATEAVLAWGAAEGLTWDRTDLAGSEEWGGRLEVLRTNPLEVPDPAQWVTDLLFRLAG, from the coding sequence ATGCCGTCCATCGTGGACCGACCCGCCCAGCGCTACGTCGCCGAGCGCGCCACCCTCGGCATCGAGGAGTTCCCCCGCATCGCCGACCGGATCCCGCCGCTCATCGGCACCCTCGCCGGCCACGGCATCGCTCCCGCCGCAGCGCCGTTCTTCCGCTACCGCGTCCTGCACCCGGGCATGCGGTTCACCGTCGAGGCCGGCGTCCCGCTCGACGCCGGCTTCACCCCGGCCGCCCCGGCCTTCCTCGACGAGGTCCCGGCCGGCAAGTACGTCCTCGAAACCTACGTCGGCGCCCCCGACGGCCTCGCCGCCGCCACCGAGGCCGTCCTGGCCTGGGGTGCCGCCGAAGGCCTCACGTGGGATCGCACCGACCTCGCCGGCAGCGAAGAGTGGGGCGGGCGCCTGGAGGTGCTGCGCACCAACCCCCTCGAAGTGCCCGACCCCGCCCAGTGGGTCACCGACCTGCTCTTCCGCCTCGCCGGCTGA
- a CDS encoding YybH family protein, which produces MSAGPAALVEARTAAVAAKDIETLVAQYAEDVTLFDALDTLRDTGRDAERARLRTWFAAYRSAIDLRIHDLEVVEGGDVAFAHYLFHVGGTMTDGTEVRMWVRSTVGFRRGEDGWKVVHEHSSVPFDGATGAALMALKPTGTAAG; this is translated from the coding sequence GTGAGCGCCGGACCGGCCGCGCTCGTCGAAGCCCGGACCGCGGCGGTGGCGGCGAAGGACATCGAGACCCTGGTCGCCCAGTACGCCGAGGACGTCACGCTGTTCGACGCGCTCGACACGCTGCGCGACACGGGCCGGGACGCCGAGCGCGCCCGGCTGCGGACGTGGTTCGCCGCCTACCGGTCCGCGATCGACCTGCGGATCCACGACCTCGAGGTGGTCGAGGGCGGCGACGTCGCGTTCGCGCACTACCTGTTCCACGTCGGTGGCACCATGACCGACGGCACCGAGGTGCGGATGTGGGTGCGCTCGACTGTCGGGTTCCGCCGGGGCGAGGACGGCTGGAAGGTCGTGCACGAGCACAGTTCGGTGCCGTTCGACGGCGCGACCGGCGCGGCGCTGATGGCGCTCAAGCCGACCGGTACCGCTGCGGGCTGA
- a CDS encoding RNA polymerase sigma factor gives MDVETAVAEAFREEWGQVVATLIRITGDWDLAEECAQEAFALALRTWPRDGIPHRPGAWLTTAARNRATDRLRRDALGAAKLREAAQMSVPDDPGPDDSGVTDDRLRLIFTCCHPALATEAQVALALRTLAGLSTAEIARAFLVPEATMSQRLVRVKRKIRHAGIPYRVPPAHLLPERTAAVLGVLYLTFNEGYSASAGPDLLRPDLAAEAIRLTRVLARLMPDEPDVLGLLALMLLQHARRATRVGAHGELVPLEEQDRTRWDHGEIAEGTQLLETALRRRRPGPYQIQAAIAACHATAARPADTDWAQIDGLYGELRKFVPSAVVELNRAVAVGMARGPEAGLALLDGLTMDGYHLLPATRADFLRRLGRHAEAARWYAAARELAPTDAERAYLARRISEAMSVPDEPARRSGEPPTPEERP, from the coding sequence GTGGACGTCGAGACCGCGGTCGCCGAGGCGTTCCGCGAAGAGTGGGGCCAGGTCGTGGCCACGCTCATCCGGATCACCGGCGACTGGGACCTCGCCGAGGAATGCGCCCAGGAGGCGTTCGCGCTCGCCCTGCGCACCTGGCCCCGCGACGGCATTCCCCACCGGCCCGGCGCGTGGCTGACCACCGCCGCCCGCAACCGCGCCACCGACCGGCTCCGCCGCGACGCCCTCGGCGCCGCCAAGCTGCGGGAGGCCGCCCAGATGTCCGTGCCCGACGACCCCGGACCCGACGACAGCGGCGTCACCGACGACCGGCTGCGGCTCATCTTCACCTGCTGCCACCCGGCACTGGCCACCGAAGCCCAGGTCGCGCTCGCCCTGCGCACCCTCGCCGGGCTGTCCACCGCCGAAATCGCCCGCGCCTTCCTCGTCCCGGAAGCGACCATGTCGCAGCGGCTGGTCCGGGTGAAGCGCAAGATCCGCCACGCCGGCATCCCCTACCGCGTCCCGCCCGCGCACCTGCTGCCCGAACGCACCGCCGCCGTCCTCGGCGTGCTCTACCTGACATTCAACGAGGGCTATTCCGCCAGCGCCGGACCCGACCTGCTCCGCCCCGACCTCGCCGCCGAAGCCATCCGCCTCACCCGCGTCCTGGCCCGGCTCATGCCCGACGAACCCGACGTCCTCGGCCTGCTCGCGCTGATGCTGCTGCAGCACGCCCGCCGCGCCACCCGCGTCGGCGCCCACGGCGAGCTCGTGCCGCTCGAAGAACAGGACCGCACCCGCTGGGACCACGGCGAAATCGCCGAAGGCACCCAGCTGCTGGAGACCGCACTGCGCCGCCGCCGTCCCGGGCCCTACCAGATCCAGGCCGCCATCGCCGCCTGCCACGCCACCGCCGCCCGGCCCGCCGACACCGACTGGGCCCAGATCGACGGCCTCTACGGCGAGCTGCGCAAGTTCGTGCCCAGCGCGGTCGTCGAGCTGAACCGGGCCGTCGCGGTCGGCATGGCCCGCGGACCCGAAGCCGGGCTCGCGCTGCTCGACGGGCTGACGATGGACGGCTACCACCTGCTCCCGGCCACGCGCGCCGACTTCCTCCGCCGCCTCGGCCGCCACGCCGAAGCCGCGCGGTGGTACGCCGCCGCCCGCGAACTCGCCCCCACCGACGCCGAACGCGCCTACCTCGCCCGAAGAATCTCCGAAGCGATGTCGGTCCCGGACGAGCCCGCTCGTCGGTCGGGCGAACCACCGACACCGGAGGAACGCCCATGA
- a CDS encoding ATP-binding cassette domain-containing protein — protein sequence MTPQIHAEGLRKRYGDAQALDGFDLSVPAGSLHGLLGPNGAGKTTAVRVLSTLLRHDGGVARVAGFDVAAEPAKVRASIGLVGQQAAVDELLSGRQNLMLFGRLHHLGRRAAERRADELLERFGLAGTGAKPVSAYSGGMRRRLDLAASLLAAPRVLFLDEPTTGLDPRSRIEVWRAVRSLVADGTTVLLTTQYLEEADRLADRISLVEHGRVIAEGSPAELKGSLGATRIELALTDPDGLGAAAALLARVTGAKPVAEELRVSAPAEPSMLTHLVRELAASELAVADVALRHPTLDEVFLELTGKAAR from the coding sequence ATGACACCGCAGATCCACGCCGAGGGGCTCCGCAAGCGCTACGGCGACGCGCAGGCTCTCGATGGGTTCGATCTCTCCGTCCCGGCCGGGTCGCTGCACGGCCTGCTGGGACCCAACGGCGCCGGCAAGACGACGGCGGTCCGCGTGCTGTCCACGCTGCTGCGCCACGACGGCGGTGTCGCGCGGGTGGCCGGGTTCGACGTCGCGGCCGAACCGGCGAAGGTGCGGGCGTCGATCGGGCTGGTCGGCCAGCAGGCCGCGGTGGACGAGCTGCTGTCGGGCCGGCAGAACCTGATGCTGTTCGGCCGGTTGCACCACCTCGGCCGGCGAGCGGCCGAACGGCGCGCCGACGAGCTGCTGGAGCGCTTCGGGCTCGCCGGCACCGGCGCGAAGCCCGTCTCGGCGTATTCGGGCGGGATGCGGCGGCGGCTGGACCTGGCCGCGTCGCTGCTGGCGGCGCCACGGGTGCTGTTCCTGGACGAGCCGACGACCGGTCTGGACCCGCGCAGCCGCATCGAGGTCTGGCGGGCGGTGCGGTCGCTGGTCGCCGACGGCACGACCGTGCTGCTCACGACGCAGTACCTGGAGGAGGCCGATCGGCTGGCCGACCGGATCTCGCTGGTGGAGCACGGCCGCGTGATCGCCGAAGGCTCCCCGGCCGAGCTGAAGGGGTCGCTGGGGGCGACCCGGATCGAGCTGGCGCTGACCGATCCGGACGGCCTCGGCGCGGCGGCGGCGTTGCTGGCCAGGGTCACCGGCGCGAAGCCGGTCGCCGAGGAGCTGCGGGTCAGTGCCCCGGCCGAGCCGTCGATGCTGACCCATCTGGTCCGCGAGCTGGCGGCGAGCGAGCTGGCGGTCGCCGACGTGGCACTGCGGCACCCGACGCTGGACGAGGTGTTCCTGGAGCTGACCGGAAAGGCGGCGCGATGA
- a CDS encoding DUF1772 domain-containing protein, producing MTSETGSQVVLVAALVAAGLVAGLFYAYACSVMPGLARGDDETFVTAMRGINVAIVNPVFLVTFLGAPLLAGVAALLDPGPRPWVIAGFVLLVAVVVVTGVVNIPLNNALDSGDDYAALRARFEAVWVRWNAVRALVSTAGFGCLVAAVLTRRG from the coding sequence ATGACTTCCGAGACGGGTTCCCAGGTGGTGCTGGTGGCCGCGCTGGTCGCGGCCGGGTTGGTGGCGGGACTGTTCTACGCCTACGCCTGTTCGGTGATGCCGGGTCTCGCGCGCGGCGACGACGAGACGTTCGTGACGGCGATGCGCGGCATCAACGTCGCGATCGTCAACCCGGTCTTCCTGGTGACGTTCCTGGGGGCGCCGCTGCTGGCGGGCGTGGCGGCGCTGCTGGACCCGGGGCCGCGGCCGTGGGTGATCGCCGGGTTCGTGCTCCTGGTCGCGGTGGTGGTCGTCACCGGCGTGGTCAACATCCCGCTCAACAACGCGCTGGACAGCGGCGACGACTACGCGGCGCTGCGGGCGCGGTTCGAGGCGGTGTGGGTGCGCTGGAACGCCGTGCGCGCTCTGGTGAGCACGGCGGGCTTCGGCTGCCTGGTCGCGGCCGTGCTCACCCGGCGCGGGTGA